The Dasypus novemcinctus isolate mDasNov1 chromosome 20, mDasNov1.1.hap2, whole genome shotgun sequence genome includes a region encoding these proteins:
- the LOC101424698 gene encoding NKG2-A/NKG2-B type II integral membrane protein-like encodes MDNDRMTYTELNLAKNPKRKQIKPKGVLSISDPEQQITYVELNLQNASHDLQKKDKNSPCKDSSSPPGRRIAGILGILCVVLMASVITTVVIIITPSTEIQEQKNDSLIKRSQEASHCWHCPEEWFTYSNNCYYISPELKTWKESLMACATKKSHLFYMDTEEEMNMLRPFSLVLWIGLSRKNNTQPWQWEKISLIRRKMKNPPNNTYNCAMLSSHGFQAVSCESSIPYVCKHAFSS; translated from the exons ATGGATAACGACAGAATGACCTACACAGAACTGAATCTGGCCAAGAACCCGAAGAGGAAGCAAATCAAACCTAAGGGTGTACTCTCCATTTCAGACCCTGAGCAGCAAATAACCTATGTGGAATTAAACCTTCAAAATGCTTCTCATGATcttcaaaagaaagacaagaattCACCATGCAAAG ATTCTTCATCACCTCCGGGAAGACGCATTGCTGGGATCCTGGGAATATTGTGCGTTGTCTTGATGGCCTCTGTAATAACCACGGTAGTCATAATTATTACTCCAT CTACAGAAATACAGGAACAGAAAAATGATTCCCTGATAAAAAGATCCCAGGAAG CCTCTCATTGTTGGCATTGTCCAGAGGAGTGGTTTACATATTCCAACAATTGTTATTACATTAGTCCTGAACTCAAAACATGGAAAGAGAGTTTGATGGCCTGTGCTACAAAGAAATCTCATCTGTTTTATATGgatactgaagaagaaatg AATATGCTGAGACCCTTTTCATTAGTATTATGGATTGGACTCTCTCGTAAAAACAATACTCAACCATGGCAATGGGAAAAGATCTCACTTATCCGTAGAAA AATGAAAAATCCACCAAATAATACATATAACTGTGCTATGCTAAGCTCACATGGCTTCCAGGCAGTCAGTTGTGAATCTTCAATTCCCTATGTTTGTAAGCATGCATTTTCTAGTTAG